A stretch of the Mycobacterium shigaense genome encodes the following:
- a CDS encoding ATP-dependent helicase, with protein MSTDALGRFSAITREWFGTTFAAPTTAQAAAWAAIADGENTLVIAPTGSGKTLAAFLWALDSLARPTEADRPRGTRVLYVSPLKALAVDVERNLRTPLAGLTRIAERHGLPVPDISVGVRSGDTPPAARRQLIAHPPDVLITTPESLFLMLTSAARETLAGVQTVIVDEIHAIAGGKRGAHLALSLERLDELRHGCSAGRPAQRIGLSATVRPPEELARFLSGGGPTTRTTIVAPPSSKSFELTVAVPVPDMANLANNSIWPDVEARLVDLIESHSSTIVFANSRRLAERLTARLNEIHAERSGLSTPTGANPKVPGGAPAHLMGSGQTLGADPILARAHHGSVSKEQRAVVEEDLKRGLLKAVVATSSLELGIDMGAVDLVIQVEAPPSVASGLQRIGRAGHQVGEVSRGVLFPKHRTDLIGCAVSVQRMLGGQIEMMRVPTNPLDILAQQTVAAAALEPLDADRWFDTVRRAAPFATLPRSVYEATLDLLSGKYPSTDFAELRPRLVYDRDTGTLTARPGAQRLAVTSGGAIPDRGQFAVYLATDSEKPSRVGELDEEMVYESRPGDVISLGATSWRITEITHDRVLVIPAPGQPARLPFWRGDDAGRPAELGAALGAFTGELSGLARSDFDKRCAALGFDAYATDNLWGLLDEQRTTAGVVPTDTTLLVERFRDELGDWRVILHSPYGLRVHGPLALAVSRQLRERYGIDEKPTASDDGIVVRLPDTLDENPPGAELFVFEADEIDPVVTTEVGSSALFASRFRECAARALLLPRRQPGRRSPLWQQRQRAAQLLEVARRYPDFPVVLETIRECLQDVYDVPALVELMSGIAARRIRVLEVETVRPSPFAASLLFGYVGAFMYEGDTPLAERRAAALSLDSTLLAELLGRVELRELLDPDVVAATGRQLQHLSADRAARDAEAVADLLRLLGPLTEDEVAARAAADDVGGWLEGLRAARRALTVSFAGRNWWVAIEDIGRLRDGVGVAVPVGVPAAFAEQVADPLGELLGRYARTHPPFSTAEAAARFGLGLRVTADVLGRLAGSGSTGGRLVRGDFVAGGDTAGGPGGEQWCDAEVLRILRRRSLAALRAQVEPVSTAAYGRFLPGWHGLTGGYAGADGLMSVIDQLAGVRIPASALEPLVLAPRVRDYSPAMLDELLATGEVSWSGAGSISGSDGWITLHASDTAPLTLTAPEEIDFTDTHRAILDTLAGGGGYFFRQLAPGPSESALKEALWELIWAGWVTGDTFAPVRAVLAGTGGRKRSAPAHRGRRPPRLSRYSVAHAQHRSIDATVAGRWSALPAAEPDSTLRAHYQAELLLNRHGVLTRGAVTAEGVPGGFATLYKVLSTFEEAGRCQRGYFVESLGGAQFAVASTVDRLRSYLDEPGSFQDPERPEYSAVVLAAADPANPYGAALPWPTPEGARPGRKAGALVVLVNGELAWFLERGGRSLLTFTADPAAHHAAAVALAELVSAGRVASLLVERIDGTPALQPSAGGPGPVTAALSEAGFTRTPRGMRLR; from the coding sequence GTGAGCACCGATGCGCTGGGCCGGTTCAGCGCTATCACCCGCGAATGGTTCGGCACCACCTTCGCCGCGCCGACGACCGCGCAGGCCGCCGCCTGGGCGGCCATCGCCGACGGCGAGAACACGTTGGTGATCGCGCCGACCGGGTCGGGCAAGACGCTGGCGGCGTTCCTGTGGGCGCTGGACAGCCTGGCCCGCCCGACCGAGGCCGACCGGCCCCGCGGCACCCGGGTGCTGTACGTGTCACCGCTCAAGGCGCTGGCGGTCGACGTCGAGCGCAACCTGCGCACCCCGCTGGCGGGGCTGACCCGGATCGCCGAGCGGCACGGCCTGCCCGTGCCCGACATCAGCGTCGGTGTGCGCTCAGGTGACACCCCGCCCGCGGCCCGCCGCCAGCTGATCGCCCACCCGCCGGATGTCCTGATCACCACCCCGGAGTCGCTGTTCTTGATGCTAACCTCGGCCGCGCGCGAAACCCTGGCCGGTGTCCAGACGGTGATTGTCGACGAGATCCATGCCATCGCCGGCGGCAAGCGCGGCGCGCACCTGGCCCTGTCGCTGGAGCGGCTGGACGAACTGCGCCACGGCTGCTCTGCCGGGCGCCCCGCGCAGCGCATCGGGCTGTCGGCGACCGTGCGCCCGCCCGAGGAGCTGGCCCGGTTCCTGTCCGGCGGGGGCCCGACGACTCGGACAACCATCGTGGCCCCGCCGTCGTCCAAGTCCTTCGAGCTCACCGTGGCCGTGCCGGTGCCCGACATGGCCAATTTGGCGAACAACAGCATCTGGCCCGACGTCGAGGCGCGGCTGGTCGACCTGATCGAGTCGCACAGCTCGACCATCGTGTTCGCCAACTCCCGGCGGCTGGCCGAGCGACTTACGGCACGGCTCAACGAGATTCACGCCGAGCGCAGCGGCCTCTCGACGCCCACGGGGGCCAACCCGAAGGTTCCGGGCGGGGCGCCGGCGCACCTCATGGGGAGCGGCCAGACCCTGGGCGCCGACCCGATACTTGCACGGGCTCACCACGGTTCGGTCAGCAAGGAACAACGCGCCGTGGTCGAAGAGGACCTCAAACGCGGACTGCTCAAGGCGGTGGTGGCGACGTCGAGCCTGGAACTGGGCATCGACATGGGCGCCGTCGATCTGGTGATCCAGGTGGAGGCGCCGCCGTCGGTGGCCAGCGGCCTGCAGCGCATCGGGCGGGCCGGCCATCAAGTCGGCGAGGTCTCCCGGGGGGTGCTGTTCCCCAAGCACCGCACCGACCTGATCGGGTGTGCGGTCAGCGTGCAGCGGATGCTGGGCGGGCAGATCGAGATGATGCGGGTGCCCACCAACCCGCTCGACATCCTGGCCCAGCAGACCGTCGCGGCGGCCGCGCTGGAGCCGCTGGACGCCGACCGCTGGTTCGACACGGTGCGCCGGGCCGCCCCGTTCGCGACGCTGCCCCGCAGCGTGTACGAGGCGACGCTGGATCTGCTCTCGGGCAAGTACCCGTCCACCGATTTCGCCGAGCTGCGACCGCGGCTGGTCTACGACCGCGACACCGGCACGCTGACCGCACGGCCCGGCGCGCAACGGCTGGCCGTCACGTCCGGGGGCGCCATCCCCGATCGCGGGCAATTCGCCGTGTACCTGGCCACCGACTCCGAAAAGCCTTCGCGGGTAGGCGAACTGGACGAGGAGATGGTTTACGAGTCGCGACCCGGCGATGTCATCTCGCTGGGCGCCACAAGCTGGCGGATCACCGAGATCACGCACGACCGGGTGCTGGTGATCCCCGCGCCCGGCCAGCCGGCCCGGCTGCCGTTCTGGCGCGGCGACGACGCGGGGCGCCCCGCCGAGCTGGGCGCCGCACTGGGTGCGTTCACCGGCGAGCTGTCCGGCCTGGCCCGCAGCGACTTCGACAAGCGTTGTGCGGCATTGGGTTTCGATGCCTACGCGACCGACAATCTGTGGGGGCTGCTGGACGAGCAGCGGACCACGGCCGGGGTGGTGCCCACCGACACCACCCTGCTGGTCGAGCGGTTCCGCGACGAGCTCGGCGACTGGCGGGTGATCCTGCATTCGCCGTACGGGCTGCGGGTGCACGGCCCGCTCGCGCTGGCGGTGAGCCGGCAGCTGCGCGAGCGCTACGGCATCGACGAGAAGCCGACCGCCTCCGACGACGGCATCGTGGTCCGGCTGCCCGACACCCTGGACGAAAACCCACCCGGCGCCGAGCTGTTCGTCTTCGAGGCCGACGAAATCGATCCCGTCGTCACCACCGAGGTGGGCTCCTCGGCGCTGTTCGCCTCGCGATTCCGGGAATGCGCGGCCCGCGCCCTGCTGCTGCCGCGCCGCCAGCCCGGCCGCCGCTCGCCGCTGTGGCAGCAGCGCCAGCGCGCGGCCCAGCTGCTGGAGGTGGCGCGCAGGTACCCCGATTTCCCGGTCGTGCTGGAAACCATCCGGGAATGCCTACAGGACGTCTACGACGTGCCCGCGCTGGTCGAGCTGATGTCGGGCATCGCCGCGCGGCGCATCCGGGTGCTCGAGGTCGAGACCGTCCGGCCCTCCCCCTTCGCGGCCTCGCTGCTGTTCGGCTACGTCGGCGCGTTCATGTACGAGGGCGACACCCCGCTGGCCGAACGCCGCGCCGCCGCGCTGTCGTTGGACAGCACGCTGCTCGCCGAGCTCCTCGGCCGCGTGGAACTACGTGAGCTGCTCGACCCGGACGTCGTCGCCGCCACCGGCCGCCAGTTGCAGCACCTGTCGGCCGACCGCGCCGCGCGCGACGCCGAGGCCGTTGCCGATCTGCTGCGGCTGCTGGGCCCGCTGACCGAGGACGAGGTCGCCGCCCGGGCCGCCGCCGACGACGTCGGCGGCTGGCTGGAGGGCCTGCGCGCCGCCCGCCGGGCGCTGACCGTGTCGTTCGCCGGTCGCAACTGGTGGGTCGCCATCGAGGACATCGGCCGGCTGCGCGACGGCGTCGGGGTGGCGGTGCCGGTGGGCGTCCCGGCCGCCTTCGCCGAGCAGGTCGCCGATCCGCTCGGCGAGCTGCTGGGCCGCTACGCCCGCACCCACCCGCCGTTCAGCACCGCCGAGGCCGCGGCCCGCTTCGGCCTGGGCCTGCGGGTGACCGCCGACGTGCTCGGCCGGCTCGCCGGCTCAGGATCTACGGGAGGGCGGCTGGTGCGCGGCGACTTCGTCGCCGGGGGCGACACGGCCGGGGGCCCGGGCGGCGAGCAATGGTGCGACGCGGAGGTGTTGCGCATCCTGCGGCGCCGTTCGCTGGCGGCGCTGCGCGCCCAGGTCGAGCCGGTGAGCACCGCCGCCTACGGCCGCTTCCTGCCGGGCTGGCACGGCCTGACCGGCGGCTATGCGGGGGCCGACGGCCTGATGTCGGTGATCGACCAGCTGGCCGGGGTCCGGATTCCGGCCTCAGCGCTCGAGCCGCTGGTGCTGGCCCCGCGGGTCCGCGACTACTCGCCGGCGATGCTCGACGAGCTGCTGGCGACCGGCGAGGTCAGCTGGTCGGGCGCCGGGTCGATCTCGGGCAGCGACGGCTGGATCACGCTGCACGCCAGCGACACGGCGCCGCTCACCCTGACCGCACCCGAGGAGATCGACTTCACCGACACCCACCGGGCGATCCTGGACACGCTGGCCGGCGGCGGCGGGTACTTCTTCCGCCAGCTCGCTCCCGGCCCCTCCGAGTCGGCGCTCAAAGAGGCGCTTTGGGAACTGATCTGGGCCGGCTGGGTCACCGGCGACACCTTCGCCCCGGTGCGCGCGGTGCTCGCCGGCACCGGCGGCCGCAAGCGTTCCGCCCCGGCGCACCGGGGCCGCCGGCCGCCGCGACTGAGCCGCTACAGCGTGGCGCACGCCCAGCACCGCAGCATCGATGCGACGGTGGCCGGCCGCTGGTCGGCCCTGCCGGCCGCCGAGCCGGATTCCACGCTGCGCGCGCACTACCAGGCCGAGCTGCTGTTGAACCGGCACGGCGTGCTCACCAGGGGCGCGGTGACCGCCGAGGGCGTGCCGGGCGGATTCGCCACGCTGTACAAGGTGCTGAGCACCTTCGAGGAGGCCGGCCGGTGCCAGCGCGGCTATTTCGTGGAGTCACTGGGCGGCGCGCAGTTCGCCGTCGCCTCGACCGTCGACCGCCTGCGCAGCTATCTCGACGAGCCCGGGTCTTTCCAAGATCCGGAGCGGCCGGAATACTCCGCCGTCGTGCTGGCCGCCGCCGACCCGGCCAATCCCTATGGCGCGGCCCTGCCCTGGCCCACTCCCGAGGGCGCCCGGCCCGGGCGCAAGGCCGGGGCGCTGGTCGTGCTGGTGAACGGCGAGCTGGCCTGGTTCCTCGAGCGCGGCGGCCGCTCGCTGTTGACGTTCACCGCCGACCCCGCCGCCCACCACGCCGCCGCGGTCGCGCTGGCCGAGCTGGTGTCCGCCGGGCGAGTCGCATCCCTCCTCGTCGAGCGCATCGACGGGACGCCGGCCCTGCAGCCGTCGGCGGGCGGCCCGGGCCCGGTCACCGCCGCGCTGTCCGAGGCCGGCTTCACCCGCACCCCGCGTGGGATGCGGCTGCGGTGA
- a CDS encoding TetR/AcrR family transcriptional regulator: MPTARRRLSPEDRRAELLALGAEVFGKRPYDEVRIDEIAERAGVSRALMYHYFPDKRAFFAAVVKDEADRLYEATNKEPVTGLTMFEEARMGVLAYMAYHEQNPEAAWAAYVGLGRSDPVLLGVEDDAKIRQMELIMTRIAEVVTKVPGAKLEPDVERDLRIIVNGWIAFTFELCRQRIMDPTASAERLADACAHTLLDAITRVPEIPPELAHAMANSRHQPQ; encoded by the coding sequence ATGCCGACAGCCAGAAGGCGCTTATCCCCTGAGGATCGGCGCGCGGAGCTGCTCGCATTGGGGGCAGAAGTCTTTGGGAAACGACCCTACGACGAGGTCCGCATTGACGAGATAGCCGAGCGCGCCGGAGTCTCTAGGGCCCTGATGTATCACTACTTCCCGGACAAACGCGCGTTCTTCGCCGCGGTGGTCAAGGACGAGGCCGACCGGCTCTACGAGGCCACGAACAAAGAGCCGGTCACGGGTCTGACGATGTTCGAAGAGGCGCGGATGGGCGTGCTGGCCTACATGGCCTACCACGAACAGAACCCGGAGGCGGCCTGGGCAGCCTACGTCGGGCTGGGTCGGTCCGATCCGGTTCTGCTGGGGGTGGAGGACGACGCCAAGATCCGTCAGATGGAGCTCATCATGACGCGCATCGCCGAGGTCGTCACCAAGGTGCCCGGCGCGAAGCTGGAACCCGACGTCGAACGGGATCTGCGGATCATCGTCAACGGCTGGATCGCGTTCACCTTCGAGCTGTGCCGCCAGCGCATCATGGACCCCACCGCCAGCGCCGAACGCCTCGCCGACGCCTGCGCACACACGCTGCTGGACGCCATCACCCGCGTGCCCGAGATCCCGCCGGAACTCGCGCACGCGATGGCGAACTCTCGCCACCAACCGCAGTAG
- a CDS encoding anti-sigma factor, with protein sequence MTDAQLRGSKRQRGHRAVELHVAARLENLAMLRTLVGAIGTFEDLDFDAVADLRLAVDEVCTRLIRSATPDATLAVVVDPRDEVLIVEASAECETHDVVSPGSFSWHVLTSLADDVQTFQDGREPNETGSVFGITLTARRAASSR encoded by the coding sequence ATGACCGATGCGCAACTGCGCGGCAGCAAACGCCAACGAGGGCACCGCGCGGTCGAATTGCACGTTGCCGCGCGCCTGGAGAATTTGGCAATGTTGCGCACGTTGGTCGGCGCGATCGGCACCTTCGAGGACCTTGATTTCGACGCGGTGGCGGACTTGCGGCTCGCGGTGGACGAAGTCTGTACCCGGTTGATCCGGTCGGCGACGCCCGACGCGACCCTGGCCGTTGTCGTCGACCCGCGCGACGAGGTGTTGATCGTGGAGGCCTCCGCGGAATGCGAAACCCACGATGTGGTTTCGCCCGGCAGCTTCAGCTGGCACGTGCTTACGTCGCTGGCCGACGACGTCCAGACCTTCCAAGACGGCCGCGAACCCAATGAAACCGGCAGTGTTTTCGGTATCACGCTGACGGCGCGACGGGCGGCCTCCAGCAGGTGA
- a CDS encoding RNA polymerase sigma factor SigF yields the protein MTAQADGGSGSRPNEYADVPDMFRELSSVDADSPEFQRQRDKIVERCLPLADHIARRFEGRGEPRDDLVQVARVGLVNAVARFDVDAGSDFVSFAVPTIMGEVRRHFRDNSWSVKVPRRLKELHLRLGAATADLSQRLGRAPTATELAAELDMDRAEVVEGLVAGSSYNTLSIDSGGGGGGEEDDARAIADTLGDVDASLDRIEDRESLRPLLEGLPERERMVLVLRFFESMTQTQIAERVGISQMHVSRLLAKSLTRLRDQLE from the coding sequence GTGACAGCGCAAGCTGACGGCGGTTCGGGTTCGCGCCCAAATGAATACGCCGACGTTCCGGACATGTTCCGTGAGCTGTCCAGCGTCGACGCCGACTCACCGGAGTTCCAGCGACAGCGGGACAAGATCGTCGAGCGGTGCCTGCCGCTGGCCGATCACATCGCCCGCCGGTTCGAGGGCCGCGGCGAGCCCCGCGACGACCTGGTCCAGGTGGCGCGGGTCGGATTGGTCAATGCCGTAGCGCGTTTCGACGTCGACGCCGGATCGGACTTCGTTTCCTTCGCCGTACCCACGATCATGGGCGAGGTTCGCCGCCACTTCCGTGACAACAGTTGGTCGGTCAAGGTGCCCCGGCGGTTGAAGGAACTGCATCTGCGGCTCGGGGCCGCCACCGCCGATCTGTCGCAACGGCTGGGCCGGGCGCCGACTGCCACCGAGCTGGCCGCCGAACTGGACATGGACCGGGCTGAGGTCGTCGAGGGTCTGGTGGCCGGCAGCTCCTACAACACCCTGTCCATCGACAGCGGTGGCGGCGGTGGCGGCGAGGAAGACGACGCCCGGGCGATCGCCGACACGTTGGGTGACGTGGATGCCAGCCTGGACCGGATCGAGGACCGCGAGTCGCTACGCCCGTTGCTCGAGGGGTTGCCCGAGCGCGAGCGAATGGTGTTGGTGCTCAGGTTCTTTGAGTCGATGACCCAGACTCAAATCGCGGAGCGGGTCGGCATCTCGCAGATGCACGTGTCGCGACTGTTGGCCAAGTCGCTGACGCGGTTACGGGACCAACTGGAGTAG
- a CDS encoding STAS domain-containing protein: MESAMTVAQSWQRCRTAQFSVQLHTAGVVITADGELDAANADQLATYVQRNVARAGRVILDLRGLEFIGTAGFSALHRINVACSAEQVQWATVPSAAVARLLRVCDPDGTLPITEATDEPLLQAAHRSDGRQRPLLQLVP, encoded by the coding sequence ATGGAGTCAGCAATGACTGTGGCCCAATCGTGGCAGCGGTGCCGCACCGCTCAGTTCAGCGTCCAACTGCACACGGCCGGCGTCGTGATCACCGCCGACGGTGAGCTCGACGCCGCCAACGCCGATCAGCTCGCCACCTACGTGCAACGAAATGTCGCCCGCGCCGGACGGGTCATCCTCGACCTGCGCGGCCTGGAATTCATTGGCACAGCAGGCTTTTCGGCGCTACACCGAATCAATGTCGCCTGCTCGGCCGAGCAGGTGCAGTGGGCGACCGTGCCGAGCGCGGCCGTCGCGCGACTGTTGCGGGTCTGCGACCCCGACGGCACCCTGCCGATCACCGAGGCAACCGACGAGCCGCTGTTGCAGGCCGCCCACCGGAGCGACGGCCGGCAGCGGCCGCTACTCCAGTTGGTCCCGTAA
- a CDS encoding acetyl/propionyl/methylcrotonyl-CoA carboxylase subunit alpha has product MASHASSRISKVLVANRGEIAVRVIRAARDAGLSSVAVYAEPDADAPHVRLADEAFALGGQTSAESYLDFGKILDAAAKSGANAIHPGYGFLSENADFAQAVLDAGLIWIGPSPQSIRDLGDKVTARHIAARAQAPLVPGTPDPVKDADEVVAFAKEYGVPIAIKAAFGGGGRGMKVARSIEEIPELFESATREAVAAFGRGECFVERYLDKPRHVEAQVIADTHGNVVVAGTRDCSLQRRFQKLVEEAPAPFLTDAQRKEIHESAKRICKEAHYYGAGTVEYLVGQDGLISFLEVNTRLQVEHPVTEETAGIDLVLQQFKIANGEKLDITEDPTPRGHAIEFRINGEDAGRGFLPAPGPVTRYDIPTGPGVRVDSGVEAGSVIGGQFDSMLSKLIVYGATREEALARSRRALDEFHVEGLATVIPFHRAVVSDPAFIGDGDSFSVHTRWIETEWNNTVEPFTAGEPLDDQEAQPRQKVVVEVNGRRLEVALPADLALSGGGLDGGAAGVIRKKPKPRKRGAHGGAAASGDAVTAPMQGTVVKVAVEEGQQIAVGELVVVLEAMKMENPVTAHKDGVITGLAVETGIAITQGTVLAEIK; this is encoded by the coding sequence GTGGCCAGTCACGCCAGCTCAAGGATCTCCAAGGTGCTCGTCGCCAACCGCGGCGAAATCGCTGTCCGGGTGATCCGGGCGGCCCGCGACGCGGGCCTGTCCAGCGTGGCGGTGTACGCCGAGCCGGACGCGGACGCGCCCCACGTGCGGCTGGCCGACGAGGCGTTCGCGTTGGGCGGCCAGACGTCCGCCGAGTCCTACCTGGACTTCGGCAAGATCCTCGACGCCGCCGCGAAATCCGGTGCCAACGCCATCCACCCGGGCTACGGCTTCCTGTCAGAGAACGCCGACTTCGCCCAGGCGGTCCTCGACGCCGGCCTGATCTGGATCGGGCCTAGCCCGCAGTCGATCCGCGACCTCGGCGACAAGGTCACCGCCCGCCACATCGCCGCCCGCGCGCAGGCACCGCTGGTGCCCGGCACCCCGGACCCGGTCAAGGACGCCGACGAGGTGGTGGCCTTCGCCAAGGAGTACGGCGTCCCGATCGCGATCAAGGCGGCGTTCGGCGGCGGCGGCCGCGGCATGAAGGTGGCCCGCAGTATCGAGGAGATCCCCGAGCTGTTCGAGTCGGCCACCCGGGAGGCCGTCGCGGCGTTCGGTCGCGGTGAGTGCTTCGTCGAGCGCTACCTGGACAAGCCACGCCACGTCGAGGCCCAGGTGATCGCCGACACGCACGGCAACGTCGTCGTCGCCGGTACCCGCGACTGCTCGCTGCAGCGCCGGTTCCAGAAGCTGGTCGAGGAGGCTCCGGCGCCGTTCCTGACCGACGCGCAGCGCAAGGAGATCCACGAGTCGGCCAAGCGCATCTGTAAGGAGGCGCACTACTATGGCGCGGGCACGGTCGAGTACCTGGTGGGCCAGGACGGCCTGATCTCCTTCCTCGAGGTCAACACCCGGCTGCAGGTCGAGCACCCGGTCACCGAGGAGACCGCCGGCATCGACCTGGTGCTGCAGCAGTTCAAGATCGCCAACGGCGAGAAGCTGGACATCACCGAGGACCCGACGCCGCGCGGCCACGCCATCGAGTTCCGGATCAACGGCGAGGACGCCGGCCGCGGTTTCCTGCCCGCGCCCGGCCCGGTCACCCGCTACGACATCCCCACCGGCCCCGGCGTCCGGGTGGACTCCGGCGTCGAGGCGGGCTCGGTGATCGGCGGGCAGTTCGACTCGATGCTTTCCAAGCTGATCGTGTACGGCGCCACCCGCGAGGAGGCACTGGCGCGCTCGCGGCGCGCGCTGGACGAATTCCACGTCGAGGGCCTGGCCACCGTCATCCCGTTCCACCGCGCCGTGGTGTCCGACCCCGCGTTCATCGGCGACGGTGACAGCTTCTCGGTGCACACCCGCTGGATCGAGACGGAGTGGAACAACACCGTCGAACCCTTCACCGCCGGTGAGCCCCTGGACGACCAGGAGGCTCAGCCACGCCAGAAGGTGGTCGTCGAGGTCAACGGCCGCCGGCTCGAGGTCGCGCTGCCCGCCGACCTGGCGCTGTCCGGCGGCGGCCTCGATGGTGGGGCGGCCGGCGTCATCCGCAAGAAGCCCAAGCCCCGCAAGCGTGGCGCGCACGGCGGTGCCGCGGCGTCCGGCGACGCGGTCACGGCGCCCATGCAGGGCACGGTGGTAAAGGTCGCGGTCGAAGAGGGCCAGCAGATCGCCGTCGGCGAGCTGGTGGTGGTGCTCGAGGCGATGAAGATGGAGAACCCCGTCACCGCGCACAAGGACGGTGTCATCACCGGACTCGCGGTGGAGACCGGCATCGCCATCACTCAGGGCACCGTGCTCGCCGAGATCAAATAA
- a CDS encoding SufE family protein produces MSMPAPLAEVVSDFAEVQGQDKLKLLLEFADELPGLPPELDEAAMEPVPECQSPLFLHVDAHDPNRVRLHFSAPAEAPTTRGFASILAAGLDNQPAADILAVPEDFYTELGLAALISPLRLRGMSAMLARIKRRLRATAE; encoded by the coding sequence ATGAGCATGCCCGCACCCCTGGCCGAAGTGGTGTCCGACTTCGCCGAAGTGCAGGGGCAGGACAAGCTGAAGCTGCTCCTGGAGTTCGCCGACGAGCTGCCCGGGTTACCCCCGGAACTCGATGAGGCGGCGATGGAACCGGTGCCCGAGTGCCAGTCACCGCTGTTCCTGCACGTCGATGCGCACGACCCGAACCGGGTGCGGCTGCATTTCAGCGCGCCCGCCGAGGCCCCGACCACCCGCGGATTCGCCTCGATCCTGGCCGCCGGGCTCGACAACCAGCCGGCCGCCGACATCCTGGCGGTGCCCGAGGACTTCTACACCGAGCTGGGCCTGGCCGCGTTGATCAGCCCGCTGCGGCTCCGGGGCATGTCGGCGATGCTGGCTCGCATCAAACGCCGATTGCGAGCTACTGCTGAGTAA
- a CDS encoding sulfurtransferase, translating to MPLPPDPSPTLTAYAHPERLVTADWLSGHLGSPGLAIVESDEDVLLYDVGHIPGAVKIDWHTDLNDPRVRDYIDGEQFAELMDRKGIAREDTVVIYGDKSNWWAAYALWVFTLFGHPDVRLLNGGRDLWLAERRDTSLEVPTRTSSGYPVVTRNDAPIRAYKDDVLAVLGSQPLIDVRSPDEYTGKRTHMPDYPEEGALRAGHIPTARSIPWGKAVDENGRFRSREELEELYGFLQPDDKTVVYCRIGERSSHTWFVLTHLLGKAGVRNYDGSWTEWGNTVRVPIVAGESPGAVPA from the coding sequence GTGCCGCTGCCACCCGATCCGAGCCCCACGTTGACCGCCTACGCCCACCCGGAGCGATTGGTCACCGCCGACTGGTTATCCGGCCACCTGGGTTCGCCCGGGCTGGCGATTGTCGAATCCGACGAGGACGTGCTGCTCTACGACGTCGGCCACATCCCCGGCGCGGTCAAGATCGACTGGCACACCGACCTCAACGACCCCCGGGTCCGCGACTACATCGACGGCGAGCAATTCGCCGAATTGATGGACCGCAAAGGCATCGCCCGCGAGGACACCGTGGTCATCTACGGCGACAAGAGCAACTGGTGGGCGGCCTACGCACTGTGGGTGTTCACCCTGTTCGGTCACCCCGACGTGCGGCTGCTCAACGGCGGGCGCGACCTGTGGTTGGCCGAGCGCCGCGACACCAGCCTGGAGGTCCCGACGCGGACGTCGTCCGGCTATCCCGTCGTGACGCGCAACGACGCACCGATCCGTGCCTACAAGGACGACGTGCTGGCGGTCCTGGGCAGCCAGCCGCTGATCGATGTCCGCTCGCCCGACGAGTACACCGGCAAGCGCACCCACATGCCCGACTATCCCGAGGAGGGCGCGCTGCGCGCCGGCCACATCCCCACCGCCCGGTCGATCCCGTGGGGCAAGGCGGTCGACGAGAACGGCCGGTTCCGCAGCCGCGAGGAGCTCGAGGAGCTCTACGGCTTTCTGCAGCCCGACGACAAGACCGTCGTCTACTGCCGCATCGGGGAGCGCTCCAGCCACACCTGGTTCGTGCTGACGCACCTGCTCGGCAAGGCCGGGGTGCGCAACTACGACGGATCCTGGACCGAGTGGGGCAACACCGTGCGGGTCCCGATCGTCGCGGGCGAAAGCCCCGGCGCCGTGCCCGCCTGA
- a CDS encoding Maf family protein, translated as MTRLVLGSASPGRRKVLRQAGVDPLVVVSGVDEDRIAASLGSQASPGDVVCALAQAKARDVASRLDDGVAADCVVIGCDSMLHLDGQLCGKPPSVDAARELWHSMAGKSAQLHTGHCVIRLQDNEITHTSTQTSTTTVHFGTPDAEDLEAYLDSGESLRVAGGFTLDGLGGWFIDGVDGDPSAVVGIGLPLTRSLLRGAGLSIAALWADNSFPQ; from the coding sequence GTGACCCGGCTGGTCCTCGGGTCGGCCTCACCGGGTCGCCGCAAGGTGCTGCGCCAGGCCGGTGTCGATCCCTTGGTCGTGGTCTCCGGTGTCGACGAGGACCGCATCGCCGCGAGCCTGGGCTCCCAGGCGTCGCCGGGCGACGTCGTGTGCGCGCTGGCGCAGGCCAAGGCGCGTGACGTGGCGAGCCGGCTCGACGACGGCGTCGCGGCCGATTGCGTTGTCATCGGCTGCGATTCGATGCTCCACCTGGACGGACAGCTGTGCGGCAAGCCGCCATCCGTCGACGCCGCACGCGAACTCTGGCACTCGATGGCCGGCAAGAGCGCCCAGCTGCACACCGGGCACTGCGTTATCCGATTGCAAGACAACGAGATTACTCACACATCCACGCAAACATCCACCACCACAGTGCATTTCGGAACTCCCGACGCCGAGGACCTCGAGGCCTACCTGGATTCCGGAGAGTCGCTGCGGGTCGCCGGCGGCTTCACCCTCGACGGGCTGGGCGGCTGGTTCATCGACGGCGTCGACGGCGACCCGTCGGCCGTGGTGGGCATCGGGTTGCCCCTGACACGTTCGCTGCTGCGCGGTGCCGGCCTGTCCATTGCCGCACTGTGGGCGGACAATTCGTTTCCGCAATAG